The following coding sequences lie in one Labrus bergylta chromosome 13, fLabBer1.1, whole genome shotgun sequence genomic window:
- the lrrfip1a gene encoding myb-like protein X isoform X5 codes for MGTQGTGRKRSTKKERSTAEDDALNLIAREAEARLAAKRAARAEAREIRMKELERQQKEIFQVQKEESERYSRSSVTQTLSDEDERMSVGSRGSVRSDLDAVGAFAGGGSSSNLSKKSKKKKKHKHKDKDRNGYDDDYSVISSRSSRLSDESRVSRSSRLDLTSSRLSDDSRLTRGSRLDLQPASYASSDLYKLNGLSSSRNPGSTLNGYKFCRSLSQVSQQLYRRSSLYEDSLCSGSRRVAGSTSHPVEYSSYRSSGSRVSSRANSARTSPVDNCGSVASFLRSAASSSGLPRDLDDVTIPDFSDVSRFAPEGRRGSRDVEDRDYLEKGSRAASALTAGTLTSLGGSSSRRGSGETAITVDAETSLREIKEIHELKDQIQDVETKYTQNLKEVKDTLAEVEEKYRKAMVSNAQLDNEKNNLMYQVDTLKDSLMELEELLSESRRGYDEKVKDFEREKHAHSVLQFQFNEMKETLKQSEELLNEIRQLRMKQEGFVREISDLQETVEWKDKKIGALERQKEYTDAIRIERDELREEVVTLKDILKKHGIVLGPDLNINGDIGETQVDGSPSEDPSSPSAQDSQTPAEGNSMLGNTKETQLRTRGDEDVDLEQHQDMFEEVKVNPLGSDTVCNTAQESVCSKRDIKVKESKTAVVGDMAKTSNQVTDNTQDKQKNNVEECNLTNTESCPQQKITQDVTKENCPDESVPSLPNSEPQQEQDDTKKVDNDEEEEMPSQAQGAAASGKKKKKKRKGKKKVGNNEDNNQPKEKGKTEKGMQPATKDNGPINARFCCWPVTETLKELKGNQVKNKQDKQKQKDVAGGVQVVKPVEAVHSNDISKESQMDPVTDEHCKEQTLETEKLKEVEALASCGSIEAPQGNEQDSLETETTKTVPVTATTETFPHADILKETEADSGKESETDPEKESETDPEKNEQGEEQKLEEKVEEMRSRTSPVPESNLSTPDTGEISSDAEITEDDAKDCTSSVENSEMLNVTETENIEEVKEIDTGETIEARADHDTDEKNKDQNLDSEMVNPVEAVAAIETFSHEEYPSKESRRDSIKDEDDMEQALETSEVEEESTFNPGSETSFSTSDLEDSINAESIEYPAKRCTSSEGNSDIEISTNSSVIHTESEAVDSAESEVGSINEIKSETNDEENGEGDAHVPGHSDAAPDESESTNSPDSGSMVYSTSTDGLYDGLYDGQQSLSESEQPSELLSETADMDSCSDNTPIDISERDSEDETQTVVEYEGPETEGESPPPTLDAGHSELVPDRTEEEELNGDLREAEGLVEPDSSPNDKINDASDTEESPLEAVVQSEGLDEEQNKTSEFAELTDESHAELSSATEEINTIDMLDSPDSPKEGTEISSSIKQDHNTEESVVEEDPERTDIDDDQQSETPFCPLMEQRHEPLKDKSEDYQRSEVSSELTLLDSDDEGDVDEEGQSFDFDELEMEDAVAMNLSEDPKQIAIVEGVEILSKESHKGSLDLSQSNIDLMENTDPGEGGHRVDKRHEESDAVSQDTQNSWVHGDASSENLVEEQVNILEEVGVTEEPRRVTEKGKVLKVGVVSEKLNQATSLPLEEGLDAVQHELKEEDSVSLKSWDLVSSNTESVQTGRNSRKGSKKGKGKGKEDCKMS; via the exons AGGAACGGCTATGATGATGATTACAGTGTCATATCCAGCAGG agCTCGAGGCTCAGCGATGAGAGCAGAGTGTCTCGCTCCTCCAGACTAGACCTCACG AGCTCCAGACTAAGTGATGACAGTCGGCTGACTCGTGGCTCCAGATTAGACCTGCAGCCG GCCTCTTATGCTTCCTCTGACTTGTACAAGTTGAATGGTCTGTCCTCCTCCAGGAACCCAGGTTCAACTTTGAATGGTTACAAG TTCTGCAGGTCACTCAGTCAGGTCTCCCAGCAGCTCTATCGTAGG AGCTCCTTATACGAGGACAGTCTCTGCAGCGGGTCACGGCGAGTTGCTGGCTCCACCTCCCAT ccTGTAGAGTACTCTAGTTATCGCAGCTCCGGTTCCAGAGTCTCCTCCAGGGCCAATTCGGCCCGCACAAGTCCAGTG GACAACTGCGGCTCTGTTGCCAGTTTTTTGAGGAGTGCGGCCAGTAGCAGTGGCCTCCCCAGGGACCTGGACGATGTTACTATTCCTGACTTTTCTGACGTGAGTCGCTTTGCACCCGAAGGACGGCGAGGAAGTCGTGAT GTGGAGGACAGAGATTATCTGGAGAAG GGATCTCGAGCAGCTTCTGCCTTAACTGCAGGGACCCTCACCTCGTTAGGCGGATCGTCCTCGCGGAGAGGCAGCGGGGAGACGGCCATTACTGTCGATGCAGAGACGTCTTTACGAGAAATCAAG gAGATTCATGAACTGAAGGATCAGATACAGGATGTGGAAACCAAGTACACGCAGAACCTTAAAGAAGTCAAG GACACGTTAGCAGAAGTGGAGGAGAAGTACCGTAAGGCTATGGTATCTAATGCCCAGCTGGATAATGAGAAAAACAACCTGATGTACCAGGTGGACACGCTCAAGGACTCACTCATGGAGCTCGAGGAACTGCTTTCAGAGTCACGCCGGGGATATGATGAAAAAGTCAAG GACTTTGAGCGAGAGAAACATGCCCACTCTGTGCTTCAGTTCCagttcaatgaaatgaaagagaCCCTAAAACAGAGTGAAGAGTTGCTAAAC GAGATCCGTCAGCTGCGTATGAAACAGGAGGGTTTTGTTAGAGAAATATCTGACCTGCAGGAGACCGTGGAATGGAAGGATAAAAAAATTGGG GCCTTAGAGCGACAGAAAGAGTACACAGACGCAATCCGCATCGAGCGAGATGAGCTCAGAGAAGAGGTGGTCACGctgaaagacattttaaag AAACATGGAATAGTATTGGGACCTGATCTAAACATAAATGGTGACATCGGTGAGACACAAGTCGATGGCTCCCCCAGTGAAGATCCCTCTTCCCCATCGGCTCAGGATTCACAGACACCGGCGGAGGGGAACAGCATGCTTG GCAACACAAAGGAGACTCAGTTGAGAACTAGAGGAGATGAAGATGTGGATCTGGAGCAGCATCAAGACATGTTTGAAGAAGTGAAAGTGAATCCTTTGGGCTCCGATACAGTCTGTAATACTGCTCAAGAAAGTGTCTGCAGCAAGAGAGACATAAAAGTCAAAGAATCTAAAACAGCAGTGGTTGGAGATATGGCAAAGACAAGTAACCAAGTGACAGACAACACTCAAGATaagcaaaaaaacaatgttgagGAATGCAATTTGACTAATACAGAATCGTGTCCTCAGCAAAAAATCACACAAgatgttacaaaagaaaattgTCCCGATGAGTCCGTCCCATCTCTACCAAACTCTGAACCTCAACAAGAGCAGGATGACACCAAGAAGGTTGataatgatgaagaagaggaaatgcCAAGTCAGGCTCAGGGCGCTGCTGCttcaggaaagaaaaagaaaaagaagaggaaaggcaaaaaaaaagttggaaacaATGAGGATAACAACCAACCAAAGGAAAAgggcaaaacagaaaaaggaatgCAACCGGCTACAAAAGATAATGGACCAATCAATGCCAGGTTCTGCTGTTGGCCCGTCACTGAAACCCTCAAGGAATTAAAGGGGAATCAAGTGAAGAATAAGCAGGACaagcaaaaacagaaagatgTAGCTGGAGGAGTACAAGTGGTAAAACCCGTTGAAGCCGTACACAGTAATGACATTTCAAAAGAATCCCAAATGGATCCAGTTACAGATGAACACTGCAAGGAACAAACTTTGGAaacagaaaagttgaaagaagTCGAAGCATTGGCGTCTTGTGGATCCATTGAAGCCCCACAGGGGAACGAGCAAGACAGCTTGGaaactgaaacaacaaaaacagtacCGGTTACAGCAACCACTGAGACCTTTCCTCATGCTGATATTCTTAAGGAAACTGAAGCAGACTCTGGAAAGGAATCTGAAACAGACCCAGAAAAAGAATCTGAAACAGATCCCGAAAAGAATGAGCAAGGTGAGGAACAGAAATTGGAAGAGAAGGTGGAAGAAATGCGATCTAGAACAAGCCCTGTTCCAGAAAGCAATCTCAGTACTCCTGATACAGGGGAAATCTCCAGTGATGCTGAAATCACTGAGGATGATGCCAAGGATTGTACTTCCAGTGTAGAAAACAGTGAAATGCTAAATGttacagaaacagagaacatAGAAGAAGTGAAAGAAATTGATACTGGTGAAACCATTGAAGCTAGAGCGGATCATGATACAGATGAAAAGAACAAGGATCAAAATTTGGACTCTGAAATGGTAAACCCAGTAGAGGCAGTGGCAGCCATTGAAACCTTCTCTCATGAAGAATATCCATCTAAGGAATCCAGAAGAGATTCAATCAAGGATGAAGATGACATGGAACAAGCTTTGGAAACATCCGAAGTAGAAGAAGAATCTACATTTAATCCGGGGTCAGAAACCAGTTTCAGTACGTCTGATCTTGAAGACTCCATAAACGCAGAGAGCATTGAGTATCCTGCCAAGAGGTGTACTTCAAGCGAAGGCAACAGTGATATAGAGATCTCCACTAACAGCAGCGTCATCCACACCGAGTCCGAAGCTGTTGACAGTGCAGAGAGTGAAGTGGGTTCTATCAATGAAATCAAATCTGAAACAAACGATGAGGAAAACGGTGAAGGTGACGCCCATGTCCCAGGCCACAGTGACGCTGCTCCTGATGAATCTGAATCCACCAACAGTCCTGATAGTGGTTCCATGGTGTACTCGACCTCCACCGATGGCCTTTACGATGGTCTGTACGATGGTCAACAAAGCTTGTCTGAGTCAGAGCAGCCTTCAGAGCTGCTATCAGAGACTGCAGACATGGACTCGTGCAGTGACAACACTCCCATCGATATTTCTGAAAGAGATTCTGAGGATGAAACTCAGACGGTCGTGGAGTACGAGGGCCCAGAGACTGAAGGAGAATCTCCTCCTCCCACTCTTGATGCTGGTCATTCAGAGCTAGTACCAGACaggacagaagaggaggagctgaatGGAGACTTACGAGAAGCTGAGGGTTTAGTTGAACCAGACAGCTCTCCAAATGACAAAATCAATGATGCATCAGACACTGAAGAGAGTCCTTTGGAAGCTGTAGTTCAGTCCGAAGGTTTAGATGAAGAACAAAACAAGACGTCAGAGTTTGCAGAGCTGACTGATGAATCACACGCTGAACTGTCTTCTGCAACAGAAGAGATCAACACGATTGACATGTTGGATTCACCAGATTCTCCAAAAGAAGGTACTGAAATCAGTTCCTCTATCAAACAGGACCACAATACCGAAGAGTCCGTCGTTGAAGAAGATCCAGAACGTACAGACATTGATGACGATCAACAAAGTGAGACGCCCTTCTGCCCTCTGATGGAGCAACGGCATGAACCCCTGAAAGACAAGTCTGAGGATTATCAGAGGTCCGAGGTATCATCTGAACTCACACTGCTGGACAGTGATGACGAGGGTGATGTAGACGAAGAAGGACAGTCTTTTGATTTTGATGAATTAGAGATGGAAGACGCTGTCGCAATGAATCTGTCGGAAGATCCCAAACAGATAGCAATAGTAGAGGGCGTTGAAATCTTGTCAAAGGAAAGCCACAAGGGAAGTTTAGATCTGTCCCAAAGCAATATTGATTTAATGGAAAATACTGATCCAGGTGAGGGAGGTCACCGAGTAGATAAGCGACATGAAGAGTCGGACGCTGTAAGTCAAGACACCCAAAACTCTTGGGTTCACGGGGATGCTTCCTCTGAAAATCTGGTAGAGGAGCAGGTGAACATTCTGGAAGAAGTAGGCGTGACAGAGGAGCCCAGGCGTGTTACAGAGAAAGGAAAGGTATTAAAAGTTGGCGTTGTTTCAGAGAAACTTAACCAGGCCACGTCTCTACCTTTAGAGGAAGGATTAGATGCTGTTCAGCATGAGTTAAAGGAAGAAGATTCAGTTTCACTCAAGAGTTGGGACCTAGTGTCAAGCAACACAGAGTCAGTGCAGACAGGCAGAAATTCAAGGAAGGGCAGCAAGAAAGGCAAAGGCAAGGGCAAAGAGGACTGTAAGATGTCATAG
- the lrrfip1a gene encoding dentin sialophosphoprotein isoform X9: MGTQGTGRKRSTKKERSTAEDDALNLIAREAEARLAAKRAARAEAREIRMKELERQQKEIFQVQKKYYGLNTKVDDRSDSKWGDIEQWMEESERYSRSSVTQTLSDEDERMSVGSRGSVRSDLDAVGAFAGGGSSSNLSKKSKKKKKHKHKDKDRNGYDDDYSVISSRSSRLSDESRVSRSSRLDLTSSRLSDDSRLTRGSRLDLQPASYASSDLYKLNGLSSSRNPGSTLNGYKFCRSLSQVSQQLYRRSSLYEDSLCSGSRRVAGSTSHPVEYSSYRSSGSRVSSRANSARTSPVDNCGSVASFLRSAASSSGLPRDLDDVTIPDFSDVSRFAPEGRRGSRDVEDRDYLEKGSRAASALTAGTLTSLGGSSSRRGSGETAITVDAETSLREIKEIHELKDQIQDVETKYTQNLKEVKDTLAEVEEKYRKAMVSNAQLDNEKNNLMYQVDTLKDSLMELEELLSESRRGYDEKVKDFEREKHAHSVLQFQFNEMKETLKQSEELLNKHGIVLGPDLNINGDIGETQVDGSPSEDPSSPSAQDSQTPAEGNSMLGNTKETQLRTRGDEDVDLEQHQDMFEEVKVNPLGSDTVCNTAQESVCSKRDIKVKESKTAVVGDMAKTSNQVTDNTQDKQKNNVEECNLTNTESCPQQKITQDVTKENCPDESVPSLPNSEPQQEQDDTKKVDNDEEEEMPSQAQGAAASGKKKKKKRKGKKKVGNNEDNNQPKEKGKTEKGMQPATKDNGPINARFCCWPVTETLKELKGNQVKNKQDKQKQKDVAGGVQVVKPVEAVHSNDISKESQMDPVTDEHCKEQTLETEKLKEVEALASCGSIEAPQGNEQDSLETETTKTVPVTATTETFPHADILKETEADSGKESETDPEKESETDPEKNEQGEEQKLEEKVEEMRSRTSPVPESNLSTPDTGEISSDAEITEDDAKDCTSSVENSEMLNVTETENIEEVKEIDTGETIEARADHDTDEKNKDQNLDSEMVNPVEAVAAIETFSHEEYPSKESRRDSIKDEDDMEQALETSEVEEESTFNPGSETSFSTSDLEDSINAESIEYPAKRCTSSEGNSDIEISTNSSVIHTESEAVDSAESEVGSINEIKSETNDEENGEGDAHVPGHSDAAPDESESTNSPDSGSMVYSTSTDGLYDGLYDGQQSLSESEQPSELLSETADMDSCSDNTPIDISERDSEDETQTVVEYEGPETEGESPPPTLDAGHSELVPDRTEEEELNGDLREAEGLVEPDSSPNDKINDASDTEESPLEAVVQSEGLDEEQNKTSEFAELTDESHAELSSATEEINTIDMLDSPDSPKEGTEISSSIKQDHNTEESVVEEDPERTDIDDDQQSETPFCPLMEQRHEPLKDKSEDYQRSEVSSELTLLDSDDEGDVDEEGQSFDFDELEMEDAVAMNLSEDPKQIAIVEGVEILSKESHKGSLDLSQSNIDLMENTDPGEGGHRVDKRHEESDAVSQDTQNSWVHGDASSENLVEEQVNILEEVGVTEEPRRVTEKGKVLKVGVVSEKLNQATSLPLEEGLDAVQHELKEEDSVSLKSWDLVSSNTESVQTGRNSRKGSKKGKGKGKEDCKMS; the protein is encoded by the exons AGGAACGGCTATGATGATGATTACAGTGTCATATCCAGCAGG agCTCGAGGCTCAGCGATGAGAGCAGAGTGTCTCGCTCCTCCAGACTAGACCTCACG AGCTCCAGACTAAGTGATGACAGTCGGCTGACTCGTGGCTCCAGATTAGACCTGCAGCCG GCCTCTTATGCTTCCTCTGACTTGTACAAGTTGAATGGTCTGTCCTCCTCCAGGAACCCAGGTTCAACTTTGAATGGTTACAAG TTCTGCAGGTCACTCAGTCAGGTCTCCCAGCAGCTCTATCGTAGG AGCTCCTTATACGAGGACAGTCTCTGCAGCGGGTCACGGCGAGTTGCTGGCTCCACCTCCCAT ccTGTAGAGTACTCTAGTTATCGCAGCTCCGGTTCCAGAGTCTCCTCCAGGGCCAATTCGGCCCGCACAAGTCCAGTG GACAACTGCGGCTCTGTTGCCAGTTTTTTGAGGAGTGCGGCCAGTAGCAGTGGCCTCCCCAGGGACCTGGACGATGTTACTATTCCTGACTTTTCTGACGTGAGTCGCTTTGCACCCGAAGGACGGCGAGGAAGTCGTGAT GTGGAGGACAGAGATTATCTGGAGAAG GGATCTCGAGCAGCTTCTGCCTTAACTGCAGGGACCCTCACCTCGTTAGGCGGATCGTCCTCGCGGAGAGGCAGCGGGGAGACGGCCATTACTGTCGATGCAGAGACGTCTTTACGAGAAATCAAG gAGATTCATGAACTGAAGGATCAGATACAGGATGTGGAAACCAAGTACACGCAGAACCTTAAAGAAGTCAAG GACACGTTAGCAGAAGTGGAGGAGAAGTACCGTAAGGCTATGGTATCTAATGCCCAGCTGGATAATGAGAAAAACAACCTGATGTACCAGGTGGACACGCTCAAGGACTCACTCATGGAGCTCGAGGAACTGCTTTCAGAGTCACGCCGGGGATATGATGAAAAAGTCAAG GACTTTGAGCGAGAGAAACATGCCCACTCTGTGCTTCAGTTCCagttcaatgaaatgaaagagaCCCTAAAACAGAGTGAAGAGTTGCTAAAC AAACATGGAATAGTATTGGGACCTGATCTAAACATAAATGGTGACATCGGTGAGACACAAGTCGATGGCTCCCCCAGTGAAGATCCCTCTTCCCCATCGGCTCAGGATTCACAGACACCGGCGGAGGGGAACAGCATGCTTG GCAACACAAAGGAGACTCAGTTGAGAACTAGAGGAGATGAAGATGTGGATCTGGAGCAGCATCAAGACATGTTTGAAGAAGTGAAAGTGAATCCTTTGGGCTCCGATACAGTCTGTAATACTGCTCAAGAAAGTGTCTGCAGCAAGAGAGACATAAAAGTCAAAGAATCTAAAACAGCAGTGGTTGGAGATATGGCAAAGACAAGTAACCAAGTGACAGACAACACTCAAGATaagcaaaaaaacaatgttgagGAATGCAATTTGACTAATACAGAATCGTGTCCTCAGCAAAAAATCACACAAgatgttacaaaagaaaattgTCCCGATGAGTCCGTCCCATCTCTACCAAACTCTGAACCTCAACAAGAGCAGGATGACACCAAGAAGGTTGataatgatgaagaagaggaaatgcCAAGTCAGGCTCAGGGCGCTGCTGCttcaggaaagaaaaagaaaaagaagaggaaaggcaaaaaaaaagttggaaacaATGAGGATAACAACCAACCAAAGGAAAAgggcaaaacagaaaaaggaatgCAACCGGCTACAAAAGATAATGGACCAATCAATGCCAGGTTCTGCTGTTGGCCCGTCACTGAAACCCTCAAGGAATTAAAGGGGAATCAAGTGAAGAATAAGCAGGACaagcaaaaacagaaagatgTAGCTGGAGGAGTACAAGTGGTAAAACCCGTTGAAGCCGTACACAGTAATGACATTTCAAAAGAATCCCAAATGGATCCAGTTACAGATGAACACTGCAAGGAACAAACTTTGGAaacagaaaagttgaaagaagTCGAAGCATTGGCGTCTTGTGGATCCATTGAAGCCCCACAGGGGAACGAGCAAGACAGCTTGGaaactgaaacaacaaaaacagtacCGGTTACAGCAACCACTGAGACCTTTCCTCATGCTGATATTCTTAAGGAAACTGAAGCAGACTCTGGAAAGGAATCTGAAACAGACCCAGAAAAAGAATCTGAAACAGATCCCGAAAAGAATGAGCAAGGTGAGGAACAGAAATTGGAAGAGAAGGTGGAAGAAATGCGATCTAGAACAAGCCCTGTTCCAGAAAGCAATCTCAGTACTCCTGATACAGGGGAAATCTCCAGTGATGCTGAAATCACTGAGGATGATGCCAAGGATTGTACTTCCAGTGTAGAAAACAGTGAAATGCTAAATGttacagaaacagagaacatAGAAGAAGTGAAAGAAATTGATACTGGTGAAACCATTGAAGCTAGAGCGGATCATGATACAGATGAAAAGAACAAGGATCAAAATTTGGACTCTGAAATGGTAAACCCAGTAGAGGCAGTGGCAGCCATTGAAACCTTCTCTCATGAAGAATATCCATCTAAGGAATCCAGAAGAGATTCAATCAAGGATGAAGATGACATGGAACAAGCTTTGGAAACATCCGAAGTAGAAGAAGAATCTACATTTAATCCGGGGTCAGAAACCAGTTTCAGTACGTCTGATCTTGAAGACTCCATAAACGCAGAGAGCATTGAGTATCCTGCCAAGAGGTGTACTTCAAGCGAAGGCAACAGTGATATAGAGATCTCCACTAACAGCAGCGTCATCCACACCGAGTCCGAAGCTGTTGACAGTGCAGAGAGTGAAGTGGGTTCTATCAATGAAATCAAATCTGAAACAAACGATGAGGAAAACGGTGAAGGTGACGCCCATGTCCCAGGCCACAGTGACGCTGCTCCTGATGAATCTGAATCCACCAACAGTCCTGATAGTGGTTCCATGGTGTACTCGACCTCCACCGATGGCCTTTACGATGGTCTGTACGATGGTCAACAAAGCTTGTCTGAGTCAGAGCAGCCTTCAGAGCTGCTATCAGAGACTGCAGACATGGACTCGTGCAGTGACAACACTCCCATCGATATTTCTGAAAGAGATTCTGAGGATGAAACTCAGACGGTCGTGGAGTACGAGGGCCCAGAGACTGAAGGAGAATCTCCTCCTCCCACTCTTGATGCTGGTCATTCAGAGCTAGTACCAGACaggacagaagaggaggagctgaatGGAGACTTACGAGAAGCTGAGGGTTTAGTTGAACCAGACAGCTCTCCAAATGACAAAATCAATGATGCATCAGACACTGAAGAGAGTCCTTTGGAAGCTGTAGTTCAGTCCGAAGGTTTAGATGAAGAACAAAACAAGACGTCAGAGTTTGCAGAGCTGACTGATGAATCACACGCTGAACTGTCTTCTGCAACAGAAGAGATCAACACGATTGACATGTTGGATTCACCAGATTCTCCAAAAGAAGGTACTGAAATCAGTTCCTCTATCAAACAGGACCACAATACCGAAGAGTCCGTCGTTGAAGAAGATCCAGAACGTACAGACATTGATGACGATCAACAAAGTGAGACGCCCTTCTGCCCTCTGATGGAGCAACGGCATGAACCCCTGAAAGACAAGTCTGAGGATTATCAGAGGTCCGAGGTATCATCTGAACTCACACTGCTGGACAGTGATGACGAGGGTGATGTAGACGAAGAAGGACAGTCTTTTGATTTTGATGAATTAGAGATGGAAGACGCTGTCGCAATGAATCTGTCGGAAGATCCCAAACAGATAGCAATAGTAGAGGGCGTTGAAATCTTGTCAAAGGAAAGCCACAAGGGAAGTTTAGATCTGTCCCAAAGCAATATTGATTTAATGGAAAATACTGATCCAGGTGAGGGAGGTCACCGAGTAGATAAGCGACATGAAGAGTCGGACGCTGTAAGTCAAGACACCCAAAACTCTTGGGTTCACGGGGATGCTTCCTCTGAAAATCTGGTAGAGGAGCAGGTGAACATTCTGGAAGAAGTAGGCGTGACAGAGGAGCCCAGGCGTGTTACAGAGAAAGGAAAGGTATTAAAAGTTGGCGTTGTTTCAGAGAAACTTAACCAGGCCACGTCTCTACCTTTAGAGGAAGGATTAGATGCTGTTCAGCATGAGTTAAAGGAAGAAGATTCAGTTTCACTCAAGAGTTGGGACCTAGTGTCAAGCAACACAGAGTCAGTGCAGACAGGCAGAAATTCAAGGAAGGGCAGCAAGAAAGGCAAAGGCAAGGGCAAAGAGGACTGTAAGATGTCATAG